Proteins encoded in a region of the Bubalus bubalis isolate 160015118507 breed Murrah chromosome 9, NDDB_SH_1, whole genome shotgun sequence genome:
- the LOC102415427 gene encoding olfactory receptor 2AJ1-like has translation MEKNNETISTDFILLGLWPEFSHLVILIYLILLVYCMAVMSNVVLILLIWLDLQLHSPMYFLLSHLSLIDLALISTSVPKMVTNFFSGERIISQVGCGTQIFFSLTLGIAECLLLTLMSYDRYIAICNPLRYSVIISDITCKKMVIVSWTGGAITSLVHTAYAMHFPICHPREILHFLCEVMALLKLTCEDISAYVKSVVVSSFLVVLIPLSLILASYTLIFLAVLRMNSSEGRNKALATCSSHLCVVSLYFGPAILVYMRPGSSKTPKLNQCLFMFNAILTPMLNPLVYSLRNKDVIEALKSRVINRFPLRKMKRHLHCYT, from the coding sequence ATGGAGAAAAACAATGAGACTATATCCACAGATTTTATTCTCCTGGGGCTCTGGCCTGAGTTCAGCCACCTTGTGATCCTTATCTACCTTATCCTTTTGGTCTACTGTATGGCTGTTATGAGCAATGTTGTTCTCATTCTCCTCATCTGGCTTGATTTGCAACTTCACTCCCCCATGTACTTTCTGCTCAGCCACCTCTCCCTCATTGACTTGGCCTTGATCTCAACTTCTGTCCCCAAAATGGTCACAAACTTCTTCTCAGGAGAAAGAATCATATCACAGGTAGGTTGTGGAACCCAGATCTTCTTCAGCTTAACCCTGGGAATTGCTGAGTGCCTCCTGCTAACTCTCATGTCCTATGACCGCTACATTGCCATCTGTAACCCACTTCGTTACTCAGTCATTATCAGCGATATCACCTGCAAAAAGATGGTCATTGTGTCCTGGACAGGGGGAGCAATAACTTCCCTGGTTCATACAGCCTACGCCATGCATTTTCCCATTTGTCACCCCCGAGAGATCCTGCATTTTTTGTGTGAGGTCATGGCCCTCTTGAAGCTCACTTGTGAGGACATTTCAGCCTATGTGAAGTCAGTGGTGGTCTCAAGCTTTCTGGTGGTCCTCATCCCTCTAAGTCTCATCCTGGCCTCCTACACCCTCATCTTTCTTGCTGTCCTCCGCATGAACTCCTCTGAGGGCAGGAACAAGGCTCTGgccacctgctcctcccacctttGTGTGGTCAGCCTCTACTTTGGCCCTGCCATATTGGTCTACATGAGACCAGGGTCTTCTAAGACTCCCAAATTAAATCAATGTCTTTTTATGTTTAATGCCATCCTTACCCCTATGCTTAACCCACTCGTCTATAGTCTGAGAAACAAGGATGTTATAGAAGCTTTGAAGAGTAGAGTCATCAATAGATTCCCCCtgagaaagatgaaaagacatCTACACTGCTATACATGA